A genomic window from Methylorubrum extorquens includes:
- a CDS encoding DUF2188 domain-containing protein produces MTEVTYHIVEHDGGFAYKVGDVFSETFPSRAEALQAAQAAAAEQQVPGSTEGIRYQDGSGQWHDETAQGNDRPVAKVAED; encoded by the coding sequence ATGACCGAGGTGACCTACCACATCGTCGAGCACGACGGCGGCTTCGCCTACAAGGTTGGCGACGTGTTCTCGGAGACCTTCCCGAGCCGGGCGGAGGCGTTGCAGGCGGCGCAGGCCGCAGCCGCCGAGCAGCAGGTTCCAGGCTCGACCGAGGGCATCCGCTACCAGGACGGGAGCGGCCAGTGGCACGACGAGACCGCGCAGGGCAACGACCGGCCGGTGGCCAAGGTCGCGGAGGA
- a CDS encoding glutathione peroxidase — protein sequence MTIRRRDCLAMLAVLAAGRAHAAEAGPAGAFAFDKPEGGGLPLSAYAGKPILVVNTATACGYAPQFVGLQGLWTRFGARGLTVIAVPSPDFGNQEPLDGAAIAEAARKNHGVTFPVTDKTHVRGPSAHPFYRWAAEQKPGQSPQWNFHKYLVGRDGTLRAAFATQVDPSDPRIVSAIVAELGQA from the coding sequence ATGACGATTCGCCGCCGGGACTGCCTCGCGATGCTCGCCGTTCTCGCGGCGGGCCGCGCCCATGCCGCGGAAGCCGGGCCGGCGGGCGCCTTCGCCTTCGACAAACCGGAGGGAGGCGGCCTTCCACTCTCGGCCTATGCCGGCAAACCCATCCTCGTGGTCAACACCGCGACCGCTTGCGGCTACGCCCCGCAATTCGTTGGCCTTCAAGGCCTCTGGACACGCTTCGGCGCGCGGGGCCTGACGGTGATCGCGGTGCCGTCGCCCGATTTCGGCAATCAGGAGCCGCTCGACGGCGCCGCCATCGCCGAGGCCGCGCGAAAGAATCACGGCGTCACCTTCCCGGTCACGGACAAGACCCATGTCCGGGGGCCGTCCGCCCATCCGTTCTACCGCTGGGCGGCCGAGCAGAAGCCGGGGCAGAGCCCGCAATGGAACTTCCACAAGTACCTCGTCGGCCGTGACGGCACCCTGCGCGCCGCCTTCGCGACCCAGGTCGATCCGAGCGATCCGCGCATCGTCAGTGCCATCGTCGCGGAACTGGGGCAGGCCTGA
- a CDS encoding histidine kinase → MMQRTQDREEATIDLDPVRSDGQVGGNAAPRSCYGVQVLVAGRRKQWRDEINGQIRRAGYSAISVDSAVDALTVLVLGLPVDVLVTDAELHGALGLSELAAEARALRPNLGIVVACDSAVNDCADLVPADALLISSLGPEEAVASSVREAMAARAG, encoded by the coding sequence ATGATGCAGCGCACCCAAGATCGTGAGGAAGCGACCATCGACCTCGATCCCGTCCGCTCGGATGGACAGGTGGGTGGCAACGCGGCCCCGCGCAGTTGCTACGGGGTCCAGGTGCTGGTCGCCGGACGCCGCAAGCAGTGGCGCGATGAGATCAACGGGCAGATCCGCCGGGCCGGCTACAGCGCCATCTCCGTTGATTCGGCCGTCGATGCCCTCACGGTGCTGGTGCTCGGCCTGCCCGTCGATGTTCTGGTGACCGATGCCGAACTGCATGGCGCGCTCGGCCTCAGCGAGCTCGCCGCCGAAGCGCGCGCATTGCGACCGAATCTCGGCATCGTCGTCGCCTGCGACTCGGCGGTCAACGACTGTGCCGACCTCGTGCCGGCGGACGCGCTGCTGATCTCCTCCCTGGGCCCGGAGGAGGCCGTCGCCTCTTCGGTCCGCGAGGCGATGGCGGCCCGCGCCGGCTGA
- the argJ gene encoding bifunctional glutamate N-acetyltransferase/amino-acid acetyltransferase ArgJ: MSSTEISPLAPAASPSLPEIAGVRVATAQAGIRYKNRTDVLYVALAEGTQVAGVFTRSRCPSAPVDWCRDALKARKGARALVVNSGNANAFTGLKGREAVALTAEIAGRAAACAPEAVMIASTGVIGEPLDARKFEGVLAECAGRAEGGADAWAQAAQAIMTTDTFPKLATRRVEIDGVPVTINGIAKGAGMIAPDMATMLAFAFTDAALPQDVLQDLLSAGTKTSFNCVTVDGDTSTSDTLLLFATGAAGNAAVTQADDPRLAGFRAALDDLLIELAQLVARDGEGANKLVTVEVEGAESDPSAHRIAMSIANSPLVKTAVAGEDANWGRVVMAVGKAGEPADRDRLAIWFGDVRVAVQGARDPDYSEEAASAVMRRPEITVRVDLGLGQGRARVWTCDLTKAYVAINGDYRS, translated from the coding sequence ATGTCATCCACCGAGATCTCCCCCCTGGCACCCGCCGCTTCGCCGTCGCTGCCAGAGATCGCGGGCGTGCGCGTCGCCACGGCGCAGGCCGGCATCCGCTACAAGAACCGCACGGACGTGCTCTACGTCGCCCTGGCCGAGGGCACGCAAGTGGCGGGGGTGTTCACCCGCTCGCGTTGTCCCTCCGCGCCGGTGGATTGGTGCCGTGACGCCTTGAAAGCCAGGAAGGGCGCAAGGGCGCTCGTCGTGAACTCGGGCAACGCTAACGCCTTCACCGGGCTGAAGGGTCGCGAAGCCGTGGCGCTGACGGCAGAGATCGCCGGCCGGGCCGCCGCCTGCGCCCCGGAGGCGGTGATGATCGCCTCCACCGGCGTGATCGGCGAGCCGCTCGACGCGCGCAAGTTCGAGGGCGTGCTGGCCGAATGCGCCGGACGCGCCGAGGGTGGCGCCGACGCCTGGGCGCAGGCCGCGCAGGCGATCATGACGACCGACACCTTCCCCAAGCTCGCCACCCGCCGGGTCGAGATCGACGGCGTGCCGGTAACGATCAACGGAATCGCCAAGGGCGCGGGCATGATCGCCCCCGACATGGCGACGATGCTGGCCTTCGCCTTCACCGACGCGGCGCTGCCGCAGGACGTGCTCCAGGACCTGCTGAGCGCGGGCACGAAGACATCATTCAACTGCGTGACGGTGGACGGCGATACATCCACCTCCGACACGCTGCTGCTCTTCGCCACCGGTGCCGCCGGCAACGCGGCGGTGACGCAGGCCGACGATCCGCGGCTCGCCGGATTCCGGGCGGCCTTGGACGATCTGCTGATCGAACTGGCGCAGCTCGTCGCCCGCGATGGGGAGGGTGCCAACAAGCTCGTGACCGTCGAGGTCGAGGGTGCCGAAAGCGATCCCTCCGCCCACCGCATCGCGATGTCGATCGCCAACTCGCCGCTGGTGAAGACCGCGGTGGCCGGCGAGGACGCCAATTGGGGCCGCGTGGTGATGGCCGTCGGGAAGGCCGGCGAGCCCGCCGACCGCGACCGCCTCGCGATCTGGTTCGGCGACGTGCGCGTCGCGGTGCAGGGCGCACGCGACCCCGATTACAGCGAGGAAGCGGCCAGCGCCGTGATGCGGCGGCCCGAGATCACCGTGCGGGTCGATCTCGGCCTCGGCCAGGGTCGGGCGCGCGTTTGGACCTGCGACCTCACCAAGGCTTACGTCGCCATCAACGGAGACTACCGCTCGTGA
- a CDS encoding SIMPL domain-containing protein, translating into MKLFSALAVPVLLFAMATPAVADDENGRIRVIGRASQEVAPDFASVEIGVETRGATPAAALDAASQAAKGIVASAREMGVAEADIGTSSITLQPRTKTVRQPDGSMGERDDGYTAGNRVRVRLAEMGKLGELMRRTLESGANRIQGISFGLRDPAAAEAAVQVAAVKDARAQAERIAEATGVKLGTVVSIESPPRAESPRPMPSAMAMKAPAPRGRTAVPVVAGAIETSAEVDAVFAISR; encoded by the coding sequence GTGAAGCTCTTTTCCGCGCTCGCCGTTCCCGTCCTGTTGTTCGCCATGGCGACGCCTGCCGTGGCCGATGACGAGAACGGCCGCATCCGGGTGATCGGCCGGGCCTCGCAGGAGGTCGCGCCGGATTTTGCCTCGGTGGAAATCGGCGTCGAAACCCGCGGCGCCACGCCGGCCGCCGCCCTCGATGCTGCGAGCCAAGCGGCGAAAGGCATCGTCGCGAGCGCCAGGGAAATGGGTGTGGCGGAGGCCGATATCGGCACCTCCTCGATCACCCTGCAGCCGCGGACCAAGACCGTGCGCCAACCCGACGGCTCGATGGGCGAGCGGGACGACGGCTACACGGCGGGCAATCGCGTGCGGGTGCGCCTAGCCGAGATGGGCAAGCTCGGCGAACTGATGCGGCGCACCCTCGAATCCGGGGCCAACCGGATCCAGGGGATCAGCTTCGGCCTGCGCGACCCAGCCGCGGCGGAGGCCGCCGTGCAGGTCGCCGCCGTCAAGGATGCCCGCGCCCAGGCCGAGCGCATCGCCGAGGCGACCGGTGTGAAACTCGGCACCGTCGTCTCGATCGAATCGCCGCCGCGAGCCGAGTCGCCCCGGCCCATGCCCTCCGCCATGGCAATGAAAGCGCCGGCCCCCCGCGGCCGCACCGCCGTGCCGGTCGTGGCGGGAGCGATCGAGACCTCGGCCGAGGTCGATGCCGTGTTCGCGATCAGCCGATGA
- a CDS encoding (deoxy)nucleoside triphosphate pyrophosphohydrolase, which translates to MSTPLKLLLVVAAALVDADGRVLMAQRPEGKALAGLWEFPGGKVEPGERPEETLIRELAEELGITVKEPCLAPLTFASHAYPDFHLLMPLYICRRWEGLPQSREAQALRWVRPGALRDLPMPPADLPLIPFLIDLLGP; encoded by the coding sequence ATGAGCACCCCGCTCAAGCTTCTTCTCGTCGTCGCGGCGGCCCTGGTCGATGCCGACGGGCGGGTGCTGATGGCCCAGCGCCCCGAGGGCAAGGCGCTGGCCGGCCTCTGGGAGTTTCCCGGCGGCAAGGTCGAGCCCGGCGAGCGGCCGGAGGAGACGCTGATCCGTGAACTCGCCGAGGAACTCGGCATCACGGTGAAGGAGCCGTGCCTTGCGCCGCTCACCTTCGCGAGCCACGCCTACCCGGATTTCCACCTGCTGATGCCGCTCTACATCTGTCGGCGCTGGGAGGGGCTTCCGCAGTCGCGCGAGGCGCAGGCACTCCGCTGGGTGCGGCCGGGGGCTTTGCGCGATCTACCGATGCCGCCGGCCGATCTGCCGCTGATCCCCTTCCTGATCGATCTGCTCGGACCCTGA
- a CDS encoding DUF6880 family protein → MARRAKAAVESGVSAKAPTQSKPPKKSRSTTPTAENLAALSQERLIALILEEVGQSAPFKKRVSAAIAALQGPDRVAALIDRRLSALEKARGYIDWQKRRAFASDLDATLATILSDLKPLDAGMALDRLLRFLQSASATLERVDDSAGQVHAVYEAAAEAAAGLAAGLSADAALGFATRALDGLDDDGFGLVGALLVDLLPKLPKAALEPLDAHLVEALAKLPASATKKAGPAVFEMAGQEWERRYHRLSLIRLRQVIADARGDADAFIALELEMSPERPDLGAVAERLLAAGRAAEALDWIRRKQKRGTVVMTREDLIVGGFDPDGPEREREAVEIRILDALGHKDEAQGLRWSRFEKSLDPQALRDYLARLPDFEDEEALERAFAHAANRKDPHGGLYFLIRWPNLDRAARLVLDRRDAWSGRIWELLAPAAEALEPDHPLAASVLYRALIDDILERGRSPAYGHGARHLMRLGELARELAPGDLTPSHAEYAAQLRKAHGRKSGFWSQVEG, encoded by the coding sequence ATGGCGCGACGGGCGAAGGCGGCGGTCGAGAGTGGAGTGTCGGCGAAAGCGCCTACCCAATCGAAGCCGCCCAAAAAATCCCGCAGCACCACGCCGACGGCTGAAAACCTCGCGGCACTCAGCCAGGAGCGGCTCATCGCCCTGATCCTCGAAGAGGTTGGCCAGAGCGCGCCGTTCAAGAAGCGGGTGAGTGCCGCGATCGCCGCGCTCCAGGGACCCGACAGGGTGGCGGCCCTGATCGACCGCCGCCTCTCGGCGCTGGAAAAGGCCCGCGGCTACATCGATTGGCAGAAGCGCCGGGCTTTCGCCTCCGACCTCGACGCCACGCTCGCGACCATCCTCTCCGACCTGAAGCCGCTCGATGCCGGCATGGCCCTCGACCGGCTGCTGCGCTTCCTCCAGAGCGCCAGCGCCACGCTGGAGCGGGTCGATGATTCCGCCGGACAGGTGCATGCCGTCTACGAGGCCGCCGCCGAAGCCGCCGCAGGCCTCGCGGCGGGGCTCTCGGCGGATGCCGCGCTGGGCTTCGCGACCCGCGCACTCGACGGTCTCGACGACGATGGCTTCGGCCTCGTCGGTGCCCTGCTGGTCGATCTCCTGCCGAAGCTGCCGAAGGCCGCGCTCGAACCGCTCGACGCACATCTCGTCGAAGCCCTCGCCAAGCTTCCGGCATCGGCCACGAAGAAGGCCGGGCCGGCGGTCTTCGAGATGGCCGGGCAGGAATGGGAGCGGCGCTACCACCGTCTGAGCCTCATCCGCCTGCGTCAGGTCATCGCCGACGCCCGCGGTGACGCCGACGCGTTCATCGCCCTCGAACTGGAGATGTCGCCCGAGCGGCCCGATCTCGGGGCGGTGGCCGAGCGGCTGCTCGCGGCAGGCCGCGCCGCCGAGGCCCTCGACTGGATTCGCCGCAAGCAGAAGCGCGGCACGGTCGTGATGACCCGCGAGGATCTGATCGTCGGCGGCTTCGATCCCGACGGCCCGGAACGCGAGCGCGAGGCGGTCGAGATCCGCATCCTCGACGCGCTCGGCCACAAGGACGAGGCGCAAGGTTTACGCTGGTCGCGGTTCGAGAAGAGCCTCGATCCGCAGGCCCTGCGCGATTACCTCGCCCGCCTGCCGGACTTCGAGGACGAGGAGGCTCTGGAGCGCGCCTTCGCCCACGCCGCGAACCGCAAGGACCCGCATGGCGGCCTCTACTTCCTGATCCGCTGGCCGAATCTGGACCGCGCCGCCCGCCTCGTGCTCGATCGGCGCGACGCATGGTCGGGCCGGATCTGGGAGTTGCTCGCCCCGGCCGCCGAAGCGCTGGAGCCGGACCATCCGCTCGCGGCGAGCGTGCTCTATCGCGCGCTCATCGACGACATCCTCGAACGCGGCCGCTCGCCCGCCTACGGTCACGGCGCCCGCCATCTGATGCGCCTGGGCGAACTCGCGCGGGAACTGGCGCCGGGCGATCTGACGCCGAGCCACGCCGAGTACGCGGCACAGCTTCGCAAGGCGCATGGGCGCAAGTCGGGGTTCTGGTCTCAGGTTGAGGGGTAG
- a CDS encoding DUF427 domain-containing protein — protein MKEPGPAHPITITPHPRPVRVRLGGRVVAETRRALKLCEAGYDPVLYLPREDVAAEALAPNPRRTFCPYKGEAFYLDLSVGGATQEAAAWSYENPFPAVARIRGHVAFYPDRVDAIEA, from the coding sequence ATGAAGGAGCCCGGCCCCGCTCATCCGATCACCATCACGCCCCACCCGAGGCCCGTGCGGGTACGGCTCGGCGGGCGCGTCGTTGCCGAGACGCGGCGGGCGCTGAAGCTGTGCGAGGCGGGCTACGACCCCGTTCTCTACCTCCCGCGCGAGGATGTCGCTGCGGAGGCGCTTGCCCCGAATCCGCGGCGGACCTTCTGCCCCTACAAGGGCGAGGCCTTCTATCTCGACCTGAGCGTCGGCGGCGCGACCCAGGAAGCGGCGGCGTGGTCTTACGAGAACCCGTTTCCGGCGGTGGCGCGCATCCGCGGCCACGTCGCCTTCTATCCCGACCGGGTCGATGCGATCGAGGCTTGA
- a CDS encoding methyltransferase domain-containing protein, protein MNESAPLFDPALVRRRIARAQRSGYAGFLLERVAEDLEDRLAAVTRSFPVALDLGTPLPVVSERLLQSGRVERMIRLAPISEPAGSVVGDPEVLPFGGNAGFDLAVSALALQHVNDLPGALLQVRRALKPDGLFLAGLLGGATLTELRQAFLQAESEIEGGVSPRVAPFAELRDLGGLLQRAGFALPVVDADTITVRYGDPFALMRDLRAMGLTNALHDRRRVPLRRATLMRAAAIYAERFSDPDGRLRATFEILWLSGWAPHESQQKPLRPGSAKTRLADALGAAEHRFPIREEPA, encoded by the coding sequence ATGAACGAGTCCGCCCCCCTGTTTGATCCCGCTCTCGTTCGCCGCCGCATCGCGCGTGCGCAAAGATCGGGTTATGCCGGCTTCCTGCTAGAGCGGGTCGCCGAGGATCTGGAGGATCGTCTTGCGGCGGTCACCCGCTCTTTTCCCGTCGCACTCGATCTCGGTACGCCGCTTCCCGTTGTGTCCGAGCGCCTATTGCAGAGCGGCCGGGTCGAGCGGATGATCCGCCTCGCTCCGATCTCTGAGCCAGCCGGCTCGGTGGTCGGCGACCCTGAAGTGCTGCCATTCGGTGGGAATGCCGGGTTCGACCTTGCGGTGTCGGCCCTGGCGCTTCAGCACGTCAACGATCTGCCGGGCGCCCTGCTGCAGGTGCGCCGGGCACTCAAGCCCGACGGCCTGTTCCTCGCCGGCCTGCTCGGAGGTGCGACGCTGACAGAGCTGCGCCAGGCCTTCCTCCAGGCCGAGAGCGAGATCGAAGGCGGCGTGAGCCCGCGCGTGGCACCTTTTGCCGAGCTGCGCGACCTCGGCGGCCTGCTCCAGCGGGCGGGCTTCGCCCTGCCGGTGGTGGACGCGGACACGATCACTGTGCGTTACGGCGACCCCTTCGCGCTGATGCGCGATCTGCGTGCCATGGGGCTGACCAACGCCCTGCACGACCGCCGCCGCGTGCCGCTGCGCCGGGCGACGCTGATGCGGGCCGCCGCGATCTACGCAGAGCGCTTTTCCGATCCGGACGGGAGGCTGCGGGCGACCTTCGAGATCCTGTGGCTGTCCGGCTGGGCACCGCATGAGAGCCAGCAGAAGCCGCTGCGGCCCGGTAGCGCCAAGACGCGGCTCGCGGACGCCCTCGGTGCCGCCGAGCATCGGTTTCCGATCCGGGAGGAGCCGGCATGA
- a CDS encoding ComF family protein, with protein sequence MAAPGRPALWSGVGRIASTVIGLIYPPTCVSCGAATGQPHALCAACWSGLRLIERPYCERLGTPFALDLGVGRLLSPGAIAEPPAFGRARAVALYEGTARDLVHRLKYNDRLDLARTMARMMASAGRELLDEAELILPVPLHGLRLWRRRFNQSALLAREIARVSGTPCDLRTLARVKATRPQVGLTRHQRAMNLQGAFRVAEAARSRIAGRRLLLIDDVATTGATGNAAARVLLRGGAASVDLLTFATVTRDGL encoded by the coding sequence ATGGCGGCGCCCGGACGACCCGCTCTGTGGAGCGGCGTAGGGCGCATCGCTTCGACCGTCATCGGTCTGATCTATCCTCCGACCTGCGTGTCCTGCGGAGCGGCGACCGGTCAGCCGCACGCTCTCTGCGCCGCCTGCTGGAGCGGTTTGCGGCTGATCGAGCGGCCCTATTGCGAGCGGCTCGGCACGCCCTTTGCCCTCGATCTCGGCGTCGGCCGCCTGCTTTCGCCCGGCGCCATCGCGGAGCCGCCGGCTTTTGGTCGGGCGCGGGCTGTTGCGCTGTATGAGGGCACCGCACGCGACCTCGTTCATCGTCTCAAATACAATGACCGTCTCGATCTGGCTCGGACCATGGCACGCATGATGGCCTCAGCCGGGCGTGAACTGCTGGACGAGGCGGAGTTGATCCTGCCCGTGCCTCTCCATGGCTTGCGCCTCTGGCGGCGGCGCTTCAACCAATCGGCCTTGCTGGCCCGCGAGATCGCCCGTGTGTCAGGAACACCGTGCGATTTGCGGACACTCGCCCGTGTGAAGGCGACACGGCCTCAGGTCGGCCTGACCCGCCATCAGCGCGCGATGAACCTTCAGGGTGCCTTTCGCGTGGCGGAAGCCGCGCGATCACGGATCGCCGGACGGCGCCTCCTGCTCATCGACGACGTGGCCACCACGGGCGCAACGGGCAACGCTGCCGCACGGGTGCTGCTGCGCGGCGGTGCGGCGAGCGTCGATCTCCTCACCTTCGCGACGGTGACGCGGGACGGGCTGTAA
- a CDS encoding MFS transporter has translation MASFKTVMKSGHPPTLFAAFLYFDFCFAIWVLNGAMGPFITETYGLTPAQTGFMISLPILAGAIMRFPLGILAQYIGRKNAALTEMGVIVLAMAYGFFFVSSYNDVLAMGVLLGIAGASFGVALSLGSGWFPPEHKGLAMGIAGAGNSGTVLAVLFAPPLAQAYGWQAVYGFAGLVMIIPILVMIVLAKEPPDCHGQSFKEHVSCLFTKDGWSFSLIYIITFGGFIGLSNFLPTFFYEQFAVTKVEAGRLTMLAALMGSGIRILGGYFADRMGGILVLSLVLLAAIGSFLALTTTPSLAVTTLLFMLCFAALGAGNGALFQLVPLRWPTNTAVAGSMIGEVGALGGAILPNVMGFSKQYTGGFASGFVIYALFTGLVLGCLFLWQRKWVGAWVGPRGKVLDQPAEAQAQAGGRMEPAGA, from the coding sequence ATGGCATCCTTCAAGACCGTGATGAAGTCGGGCCACCCCCCGACCCTGTTCGCCGCCTTCCTCTATTTCGATTTCTGCTTCGCGATCTGGGTGCTCAACGGCGCCATGGGCCCGTTCATCACCGAGACCTACGGACTGACCCCGGCCCAGACCGGCTTCATGATCTCGCTTCCGATCCTGGCCGGCGCGATCATGCGCTTTCCGCTCGGGATTCTGGCCCAGTATATCGGCCGCAAGAACGCGGCACTGACGGAGATGGGCGTCATCGTTCTGGCGATGGCCTACGGCTTCTTCTTCGTCTCCTCCTACAACGACGTGCTCGCCATGGGCGTGCTGCTCGGTATCGCCGGCGCCTCGTTCGGCGTGGCGCTCTCGCTCGGCTCGGGCTGGTTCCCGCCGGAGCACAAGGGGCTCGCCATGGGCATCGCGGGTGCCGGCAATTCCGGCACCGTGCTCGCCGTGCTGTTCGCGCCGCCGCTGGCCCAGGCCTATGGCTGGCAGGCGGTCTACGGCTTCGCCGGCCTGGTGATGATCATCCCGATCCTCGTTATGATCGTCCTCGCCAAGGAGCCGCCGGACTGCCACGGCCAGAGCTTCAAGGAGCACGTCTCCTGCCTGTTCACCAAGGACGGCTGGTCGTTCTCGCTGATCTACATCATCACGTTCGGCGGCTTCATCGGCCTGTCGAACTTCCTGCCGACCTTCTTCTACGAGCAGTTCGCCGTCACGAAGGTCGAGGCCGGTCGCCTCACGATGCTGGCTGCCCTGATGGGCTCCGGCATCCGCATCCTCGGCGGTTACTTCGCCGACCGGATGGGCGGCATCCTCGTCCTCTCCCTGGTGCTGCTGGCCGCGATCGGTTCGTTCCTGGCGCTGACCACCACGCCCTCGCTCGCCGTGACGACGCTGCTGTTCATGCTCTGCTTCGCCGCACTCGGCGCAGGCAACGGCGCGCTGTTCCAGCTCGTCCCCTTGCGCTGGCCGACCAACACCGCGGTCGCCGGTTCGATGATCGGCGAGGTCGGAGCACTCGGCGGCGCGATCCTGCCCAACGTCATGGGCTTCTCGAAGCAGTATACCGGCGGCTTCGCCTCGGGCTTCGTGATCTACGCCCTGTTCACCGGCTTGGTGCTCGGCTGCCTGTTCCTGTGGCAGCGCAAGTGGGTCGGCGCCTGGGTCGGCCCCCGCGGCAAGGTGCTCGATCAGCCGGCCGAAGCGCAGGCTCAGGCCGGGGGCCGCATGGAGCCCGCGGGCGCGTAA